Proteins found in one Nitrosopumilus maritimus SCM1 genomic segment:
- a CDS encoding ABC transporter ATP-binding protein, translating into MSCIDVNHLSKSYGSLKAVDDIVLSVKPGQVFGFLGPNGAGKSTTIKLLTTLIPPSNGSLEILGIDAIKNPLEIRHKIGVVLQQPSYEPTLSVEKSLDKYGMMWDVPKIQRKERMEQLMKDFDLVEIRKKRNEDLSIGQRRRVQVAREFMHDMDLLFLDEPTVGLDPSARRKLLDYLKNKVKTGLTIFYTTHILTEAEYLCDEIAIIDKGKIVTVDSPEALKSKFGKEKTIKIHLLEKNSKILDLLEGISDCKINFESGTNIVIHSEQSELVLLKVLKILNDNDIEIEDLSAIPTNLEEIFLKMVRENESNN; encoded by the coding sequence ATGTCATGTATTGATGTTAATCATCTATCAAAATCATATGGCTCCCTAAAAGCAGTAGATGATATTGTTTTATCAGTAAAACCTGGCCAAGTATTTGGATTTTTAGGCCCAAATGGTGCTGGAAAATCAACTACTATCAAATTACTCACAACTCTGATTCCTCCCTCAAACGGCTCCCTTGAGATATTGGGAATCGATGCAATCAAAAATCCATTAGAAATACGCCACAAAATTGGAGTAGTCTTACAACAACCTAGCTATGAGCCCACCTTGTCTGTTGAAAAATCCCTTGACAAGTATGGAATGATGTGGGATGTTCCCAAAATTCAACGTAAGGAAAGAATGGAACAACTCATGAAAGATTTTGACCTAGTTGAGATCAGAAAAAAAAGAAATGAAGATTTGTCTATTGGTCAGCGAAGGCGAGTGCAAGTCGCACGTGAATTCATGCATGATATGGATTTGTTATTTTTAGATGAACCTACAGTTGGATTAGATCCTAGTGCAAGACGAAAATTGTTGGATTATTTAAAAAATAAAGTTAAAACTGGATTGACAATTTTCTATACCACTCACATTCTAACAGAGGCAGAATATCTCTGTGATGAAATTGCAATTATTGATAAAGGTAAAATTGTAACTGTTGATTCTCCTGAAGCATTAAAAAGTAAATTTGGAAAAGAAAAAACTATTAAAATTCATTTATTGGAAAAAAACTCTAAAATTCTTGATTTACTAGAAGGAATTTCTGATTGTAAAATAAATTTTGAATCTGGAACAAATATTGTAATCCATTCTGAACAATCTGAATTAGTTTTGTTAAAAGTTTTGAAAATACTGAATGATAATGACATTGAGATAGAAGATCTTTCTGCAATTCCAACAAATCTTGAAGAAATATTCCTAAAAATGGTGAGAGAAAATGAATCCAATAATTAG